One part of the Vicia villosa cultivar HV-30 ecotype Madison, WI linkage group LG6, Vvil1.0, whole genome shotgun sequence genome encodes these proteins:
- the LOC131614230 gene encoding uncharacterized protein LOC131614230 gives MDTPIDTVKEAKRHTHTYSFFREPLTALEGLSSLMTAFCLKSFTDNYGNILTLLETVVDTPALQTLMQFYDPEMRCFTFQDYQLAPTLEEYSIILNLKAKSEVPFIDIPKDLNFKLIAAALYLSIKEVSDNWKSNGGVSGFSLKFLVRKAKEEFEKKNWNAYNALLAVAIYGIVMFPNVPNFVDSAAVHIFMGKNTIPTLLADTYYAVHSRYEKRGGAITCCLQLLFIWFLSLLPSKGPFVKTRETLKWTHRIMSLTSYDIQWPKYRINVSEVIVGCGKFDNVPLVGTRGCINYNPVVSLRQLGYTLKDKPADHLIAETVYFEKGSDPEKLKEIIVAWKKIRKHNGAHLGKKESLALTPYVEWIVKRVGSLLLPYDRVAPLQKQPPSILSEFKPTELYKDALVTNYRLHEREQETNLKFFEERDAKMRLMHQLKQVEGASSSQASARRRPYELLEEDLYQKQQECLQLQRSESSLKRQKRDSDKQLAEEKAKTARLEEELRRLRAQRRGDGGVHSVTRRS, from the coding sequence ATGGACACTCCCATTGATACTGTCAAGGAGGCAAAGAGACATACGCACACCTACAGCTTTTTTCGAGAGCCGTTGACCGCCTTAGAGGGTTTGAGTTCGTTAATGACCGCTTTCTGCTTGAAGAGTTTCACGGACAATTATGGGAATATCTTGACTTTGTTGGAAACCGTGGTTGATACTCCTGCTTTGCAAACTTTGATGCAATTCTATGATCCTGAAATGAGGTGTTTCACGTTCCAGGATTACCAGTTGGCTCCGACATTGGAAGAGTACTCTATTATTCTTAATCTCAAGGCAAAAAGCGAAGTGCCATTCATCGACATTCCTAAAGATTTGAATTTCAAGTTGATTGctgctgctctttatttgagcataaaagAAGTATCTGATAATTGGAAGTCGAATGGAGGTGTCTCGGGGTTCTCTTTGAAGTTCTTGGTGAGAAAAGCTAAAGAGGAATTTGAGAAAAAGAATTGGAACGCGTACAATGCATTGCTTGCTGTGGCTATTTACGGGATTGTGATGTTCCCGAATGTTCCCAATTTTGTAGACTCGGCCGCGGTACACATCTTCATGGGAAAGAATACTATTCCTACTTTGTTGGCCGATACTTACTATGCCGTTCATTCCCGATATGAGAAACGTGGCGGTGCTATCACTTgttgccttcaattgttgttcatcTGGTTCCTCTCTTTGCTGCCCAGCAAAGGACCTTTTGTGAAGACAAGGGAGACACTTAAGTGGACCCACAGGATTATGTCACTTACCTCTTATGACATCCAGTGGCCAAAGTATCGAATTAATGTTTCTGAAGTGATCGTTGGGTGTGGTAAGTTCGATAATGTTCCTTTGGTTGGTACTAGAGGTTGCATCAATTACAATCCCGTGGTATCCTTGCGTCAGTTGGGGTATACGTTGAAAGACAAGCCGGCAGATCACTTGATAGCGGAGACAGTCTATTTTGAGAAGGGGTCGGATCCAGAAAAGTTGAAGGAGATAATTGTGGCTTGGAAGAAGATCCGTAAGCATAATGGAGCCCATTTAGGGAAGAAGGAATCACTTGCTTTGACaccgtatgttgaatggattgtaaaacgggtcggaAGCTTGTTGCTGCCATATGATAGAGTTGCACCacttcaaaagcaacctccttcGATTCTATCTGAATTTAAGCCAACAGAACTTTACAAGGATGCTCTGGTTACCAACTACAGGTTGCATGAAAGAGAACAGGAGACCAACTTGAAATTCTTTGAAGAGAGAGATGCAAAGATGAGGTTGATGCACCAGCTCAAGCAAGTCGAAGGCGCAAGTTCAAGTCAAGCCAGTGCCCGGAGGCGTCCCTATGAGTTGCTAGAGGAAGATTTGTATCAGAAGCAGCAAGAGTGTCTACAGTTACAGAGATCAGAGAGTAGTCTCAAGAGGCAGAAGCGGGATTCAGATAAACAGCTAGCAGAAGAGAAGGCTAAGACTGCTCGACTTGAAGAAGAACTAAGAAGACTCCGAGCCCAGCGGAGAGGAGATGGAGGAGTTCATTCTGTTACCAGGCGATCCTAG